The Stenotrophomonas rhizophila genome has a window encoding:
- a CDS encoding VOC family protein, with amino-acid sequence MEFLVNIDVDNLDDALAFYTRAFELRAGRRFGSDGVELLGGPAPIYLLVKASGTSATPQVRDRRDYRRHWTPLHLDWVVKDLDVALARAVAAGARVEQPPATHAWGRIALLADPFGHGFCLLQFLGRGYDEISD; translated from the coding sequence ATGGAGTTTCTGGTCAACATCGATGTCGATAATCTTGATGACGCGCTGGCGTTTTACACACGGGCCTTCGAGCTGCGCGCGGGACGGCGCTTCGGAAGCGACGGCGTGGAGCTGCTGGGTGGACCGGCACCGATCTACCTGCTGGTCAAGGCATCAGGCACCTCGGCCACGCCGCAGGTGCGAGACCGCCGCGATTACCGCCGGCATTGGACACCGCTGCACCTGGACTGGGTAGTGAAAGACCTGGATGTTGCCCTGGCACGCGCCGTGGCCGCAGGCGCACGCGTGGAGCAGCCGCCGGCAACCCATGCCTGGGGACGCATCGCCCTGCTCGCCGATCCGTTCGGCCACGGCTTCTGCCTGCTGCAGTTCCTCGGCCGTGGCTACGACGAGATCAGCGACTGA
- a CDS encoding LysR family transcriptional regulator, whose amino-acid sequence MATDNLTHLAAFAAVARHRSFRRAGAELALSTSAVSYAIRALEERLGVGLFHRTTRSVALTEAGQRLLDRLQPALGQVHDALEEMNHFRAAPAGLLRINATRAAVHTELGPRLAHYLRAHPDVRLEVAQDDGLVDIVAEGYDAGVRLHEFVPEDMVAVPLGPPLRGLIVASPAYLQGRAVPLHPRELVEHECVRFRFASGHLYKWQFERDGQTLDIDVPGRLTLGDQHTILQAVLDGLGLAYVLEDAARPYLDDGRLVAVLEDWSEPFAGWVLYYPRQRQMSSALRAFVDMLRGTD is encoded by the coding sequence GTGGCTACTGACAACCTGACCCACCTGGCCGCGTTCGCGGCGGTAGCCCGCCACCGCAGCTTCCGCCGTGCCGGGGCGGAACTGGCGCTGTCGACCTCGGCGGTGAGCTACGCCATCCGCGCGCTGGAAGAGCGGCTGGGGGTGGGGCTGTTCCACCGCACTACCCGCAGCGTGGCGCTGACCGAGGCCGGGCAGCGGCTGCTTGATCGCCTGCAGCCGGCGCTGGGCCAGGTGCATGACGCGCTGGAGGAGATGAACCACTTCCGTGCGGCGCCGGCCGGGCTGCTGCGCATCAATGCCACCCGCGCGGCGGTGCATACCGAGCTGGGCCCGCGCCTGGCGCATTACCTGCGCGCGCACCCCGATGTACGGCTGGAGGTGGCGCAGGACGATGGCCTGGTGGATATCGTGGCCGAGGGTTACGACGCGGGGGTGCGGCTGCATGAGTTCGTACCCGAAGACATGGTGGCGGTGCCGCTGGGGCCGCCATTACGCGGGCTGATCGTGGCATCGCCGGCCTACCTGCAGGGCCGGGCGGTGCCACTGCACCCGCGCGAGCTGGTGGAGCATGAGTGCGTGCGCTTCCGCTTTGCCAGCGGCCATCTGTACAAGTGGCAGTTCGAGCGCGATGGACAGACGCTCGACATCGATGTGCCGGGCCGGCTCACGCTCGGGGATCAGCACACGATCCTGCAGGCGGTGCTGGACGGCCTGGGCCTGGCCTACGTGCTGGAGGATGCGGCGCGCCCGTACCTGGACGACGGCCGGCTGGTGGCGGTGCTGGAAGACTGGAGCGAACCGTTCGCCGGCTGGGTGCTGTACTACCCACGCCAACGGCAGATGTCCTCGGCATTGCGCGCGTTCGTGGATATGCTGCGCGGGACCGATTGA
- a CDS encoding NAD(P)-dependent alcohol dehydrogenase has translation MSLAHGYAVHDQTAPLVPFSFERRPVGADDVRIQILYSGICHSDLHQARDDWGGAQFPMVPGHEIIGRVTEVGANVTRFKVGDFAGVGCMVDSCRHCDACDHDLEQYCEKGPTYTYNSKERGSDQLTFGGYSDHIVVEQRFVVKVADTLDLKAAAPLLCAGITTYSPLRHWKVGPGQKVGVIGLGGLGHMGVRFAKAMGATVVMITTTPEKGADAKRLGADEVLVSRDPAQMKAHANSFDFLLNTIPVSHDTNPYMQLLKRDATMCLVGVITELDPPLMGSSVIFGRKHVTGSAIGGMAETQEMMDFCAEHNIVSDVEVIDIKTVNEAWARMAKNDVRYRFVIDMATLAA, from the coding sequence ATGTCCCTCGCCCATGGCTATGCCGTGCATGACCAGACCGCGCCGCTGGTGCCGTTCTCCTTCGAGCGCCGCCCGGTCGGTGCCGACGATGTCCGCATCCAGATCCTCTACAGCGGCATCTGCCACTCCGACCTGCACCAGGCCCGCGACGACTGGGGCGGCGCCCAGTTCCCGATGGTGCCGGGCCACGAAATCATCGGCCGGGTCACCGAAGTCGGCGCCAACGTCACCCGCTTCAAGGTCGGCGACTTCGCCGGCGTCGGCTGCATGGTCGACTCCTGCCGCCATTGCGACGCCTGCGACCACGACCTGGAGCAGTACTGCGAAAAGGGCCCGACCTACACCTACAACAGCAAGGAGCGCGGCAGCGACCAGCTCACCTTCGGTGGCTACTCCGACCACATCGTGGTTGAACAGCGCTTCGTGGTGAAGGTCGCCGACACGCTCGACCTGAAGGCGGCCGCCCCGCTGCTGTGCGCCGGCATCACCACCTACTCCCCCCTGCGCCACTGGAAGGTCGGCCCCGGCCAGAAGGTCGGCGTGATCGGCCTGGGTGGCCTCGGCCACATGGGCGTGAGGTTCGCCAAGGCGATGGGCGCCACCGTGGTGATGATCACCACCACCCCGGAAAAGGGTGCCGATGCCAAGCGCCTGGGCGCCGACGAAGTGCTGGTCTCGCGCGACCCGGCGCAGATGAAGGCCCACGCCAACAGCTTCGACTTCCTGCTCAACACCATCCCGGTCAGCCACGACACCAACCCGTACATGCAGCTGCTCAAGCGCGACGCCACCATGTGCCTGGTGGGCGTGATCACCGAGCTGGACCCGCCACTGATGGGTTCCAGCGTGATCTTCGGCCGCAAGCACGTGACCGGCTCGGCGATCGGCGGCATGGCCGAGACCCAGGAAATGATGGATTTCTGTGCCGAACACAACATCGTCAGCGACGTGGAAGTGATCGACATCAAGACCGTCAATGAAGCCTGGGCGCGCATGGCGAAGAACGATGTGCGCTACCGGTTCGTGATCGACATGGCAACGTTGGCGGCATGA
- a CDS encoding glutamate--cysteine ligase, producing the protein MSSPSHVAETPITDRNELVATLASGEKPKAQWRIGTEHEKFGFRLDDLRPPTFDGERGIEALLTGLTRFGWAPVQENGRTIALLRDNASVTLEPAGQLELSGAALESIHQTCVETGTHLNEVAQVAAELELGFLGMGFQPKWTREEMPWMPKGRYRIMRDYMPKVGSLGLDMMTRTCTVQVNLDYATEADMVKKFRVSLALQPIATALFADSPFTEGKPNGYLSYRSHIWTDTDADRTGMLDFVFEDGFGYERYVDYLLDVPMYFSYRDGVYHDASGQSFRDFMVGKLPVLPGQLPTLRDWSDHMTTAFPEVRLKKYLEMRGADGGPWARLCALPAFWVGLLYDDAALDAAWDLVRDFSLVERHALRDGVPKHALNLPFRGGTVRDLAAEALKIAVAGLKRRAARNADGQDESHFLDVLQEIVASGITPAERKLALYHGEWNQSVDPVFKQFAY; encoded by the coding sequence TTGTCGAGCCCCAGCCACGTCGCCGAGACGCCGATCACCGACCGTAATGAACTGGTCGCCACGTTGGCCTCCGGCGAAAAGCCCAAGGCGCAGTGGCGCATCGGCACCGAACACGAGAAGTTCGGCTTCCGGCTTGACGACCTGCGCCCGCCCACCTTCGATGGCGAGCGCGGCATCGAAGCGCTGCTCACCGGGCTGACCCGCTTCGGCTGGGCGCCGGTGCAGGAGAACGGTCGCACCATCGCGCTGCTGCGTGACAACGCGTCGGTGACGCTGGAGCCGGCCGGGCAGCTGGAGCTGTCGGGCGCGGCGCTGGAAAGCATCCACCAGACCTGTGTGGAAACCGGCACGCACCTCAACGAGGTGGCGCAGGTGGCGGCGGAGCTGGAGCTGGGCTTCCTGGGCATGGGCTTCCAGCCGAAGTGGACGCGCGAAGAGATGCCGTGGATGCCCAAGGGCCGCTACCGCATCATGCGCGATTACATGCCGAAGGTGGGTTCGCTTGGGCTGGACATGATGACGCGCACCTGCACGGTGCAGGTGAACCTGGATTACGCCACCGAAGCGGACATGGTGAAGAAGTTCCGGGTGTCGCTGGCGCTGCAGCCGATCGCCACCGCGCTGTTTGCCGATTCGCCGTTCACCGAGGGCAAGCCGAACGGTTACCTGAGCTACCGCTCGCACATCTGGACGGATACGGACGCGGACCGTACGGGCATGCTCGACTTCGTGTTCGAGGATGGCTTCGGTTACGAGCGTTACGTGGATTACCTGCTCGATGTGCCGATGTATTTCTCTTACCGCGATGGCGTGTACCACGACGCCAGCGGGCAGAGCTTCCGCGATTTCATGGTGGGCAAGCTGCCGGTGCTACCGGGCCAGCTGCCGACGCTGCGCGACTGGTCGGACCACATGACCACGGCGTTCCCGGAAGTGCGCTTGAAGAAGTATCTGGAAATGCGCGGGGCCGATGGTGGCCCGTGGGCGCGGCTGTGTGCGCTGCCGGCGTTCTGGGTGGGCTTGCTGTACGACGATGCGGCGCTGGATGCGGCCTGGGACCTGGTGCGTGACTTCAGCCTGGTGGAACGCCATGCGCTGCGCGATGGGGTGCCGAAGCATGCGCTGAACCTGCCGTTCCGCGGCGGCACGGTACGCGACCTGGCGGCCGAGGCGTTGAAGATCGCTGTAGCTGGCCTGAAGCGGCGCGCGGCGCGCAATGCGGACGGGCAGGATGAAAGCCACTTCCTGGACGTGCTGCAGGAGATCGTGGCGTCGGGCATCACGCCGGCCGAGCGCAAGCTGGCGCTGTACCACGGCGAGTGGAACCAGAGCGTGGACCCGGTATTCAAGCAGTTCGCGTACTGA
- a CDS encoding helix-turn-helix transcriptional regulator: MPVTPDPLLAEMASLADCQRAGGYACITARREHGAQSVDIPQPQFAILLQGRKQVRTAHQILQLVPGDLFLITRRCRIDVVNTPDPQSGLYLSAIVPLCAEALAAARVLWNEPLPEAGDPLARLSLHDHADTLRQWRQALEHAQYTEARLALASLVLAFCRRGHGSLLVPPEPSLGERIRDLIAAQPERDWQSRDFEDQLGLSGATLRRRLASEQSSVRELIADARLAHAMNLLYTTQLPLKTVAARVGYRSPGSFSKRFAARYGLEPTAIGNS, translated from the coding sequence ATGCCCGTTACCCCCGATCCGCTGCTGGCCGAGATGGCCAGCCTTGCCGACTGCCAGCGCGCGGGCGGGTATGCCTGCATCACCGCCCGCCGTGAACACGGCGCCCAGTCGGTGGACATTCCGCAACCGCAGTTCGCCATCCTGCTGCAGGGGCGCAAGCAGGTGCGCACCGCGCACCAGATCCTTCAATTGGTGCCCGGCGATCTGTTCCTGATCACCCGACGCTGCCGGATCGACGTGGTCAACACGCCCGATCCGCAAAGCGGGCTGTACCTCAGCGCGATCGTGCCGCTGTGCGCCGAAGCGCTGGCGGCCGCACGCGTGCTGTGGAACGAGCCGCTGCCCGAGGCCGGCGACCCACTGGCCAGACTGTCGCTGCACGACCATGCGGACACCCTGCGCCAATGGCGCCAGGCACTGGAGCACGCCCAGTACACCGAAGCCCGCCTGGCCCTGGCCTCGCTGGTGCTGGCGTTCTGCCGGCGCGGCCACGGCAGCCTGCTGGTGCCGCCCGAGCCCAGCCTGGGCGAACGCATCCGCGACCTGATTGCGGCCCAGCCCGAACGCGACTGGCAATCGCGCGATTTCGAAGACCAGCTCGGTCTCAGCGGCGCCACCCTGCGGCGGCGCCTGGCCAGCGAACAGTCCAGCGTGCGCGAGCTGATCGCCGATGCGCGCCTGGCCCACGCCATGAACCTGCTCTACACCACTCAACTGCCGCTCAAGACCGTGGCCGCGCGGGTCGGCTACCGCTCGCCGGGCAGTTTCAGCAAGCGCTTCGCCGCGCGCTACGGGCTGGAACCGACAGCGATCGGCAACAGCTGA
- a CDS encoding MBL fold metallo-hydrolase — translation MSFPRVRVLATALLLAAVAAPAFATTTHHPLEQVPGVYHQQVGELEVTALFDGTVALGRSELVGIAPGAVTRLLDHRYVPEDGKGLQTAVNAYLIQRGNHLTLVDTGTAGCFGPGLGQVLGNLRKAGYDPAEVDDVLLTHAHPDHLCGLLDAQDKVAYPNATVWLSEADAAYWLDPASEAGAPQGVRFAFALARKAVAPYVASGKLHRFRPGQALPNGVTALDSHGHTPGHVSWKIDGGERQAVLVWGDIVHFHAVQFAQPQAAYEADSDRTAAIASRRAMMAQAADGGWWVAGAHLPFPGLGHVRREGEAFAWVPGEFAPLPAR, via the coding sequence ATGTCCTTCCCCCGTGTGCGTGTCCTTGCCACCGCCCTGCTGCTGGCCGCGGTTGCCGCACCTGCGTTCGCCACTACCACCCACCACCCGCTGGAGCAGGTGCCCGGCGTGTACCACCAGCAGGTCGGCGAGCTGGAAGTCACCGCCCTGTTCGACGGCACCGTGGCCCTGGGCCGTTCGGAACTGGTCGGCATCGCACCGGGCGCGGTCACCCGCCTGCTCGACCACCGCTACGTGCCCGAAGACGGCAAGGGCCTGCAGACCGCGGTCAACGCTTACCTGATCCAGCGCGGCAACCACCTCACCCTGGTAGACACCGGCACCGCCGGCTGCTTCGGCCCGGGGCTGGGCCAGGTGCTGGGCAACCTGCGCAAGGCCGGCTACGACCCTGCCGAGGTGGATGATGTCCTGCTCACCCATGCCCACCCCGACCACCTGTGCGGCCTGCTCGATGCGCAGGACAAGGTCGCGTATCCCAACGCCACCGTGTGGCTGTCTGAAGCCGATGCCGCCTATTGGCTGGACCCGGCCAGCGAGGCCGGCGCGCCGCAGGGCGTGCGTTTTGCCTTCGCCTTGGCCCGCAAGGCCGTGGCGCCCTACGTGGCCAGCGGCAAGCTGCACCGCTTCCGCCCCGGGCAGGCGCTGCCGAACGGCGTCACCGCGCTGGACAGCCACGGGCATACCCCGGGCCATGTGTCCTGGAAGATCGACGGCGGTGAGCGGCAGGCGGTCCTGGTGTGGGGCGACATCGTGCACTTCCATGCCGTGCAGTTCGCCCAGCCGCAGGCCGCCTACGAAGCCGACAGCGACCGCACGGCCGCCATTGCCAGCCGTCGCGCGATGATGGCGCAGGCCGCCGATGGGGGGTGGTGGGTCGCCGGTGCCCACCTGCCGTTCCCGGGCCTGGGGCATGTCCGTCGGGAAGGCGAAGCCTTCGCCTGGGTACCGGGCGAATTCGCACCCTTACCTGCGCGCTGA
- the yihA gene encoding ribosome biogenesis GTP-binding protein YihA/YsxC, with protein sequence MSLLLERAHYLLSAHNTRQLPDDVGAEVAFAGRSNAGKSSALNALTRQNSLARVSKTPGRTQQLVFFEVTPEAKLVDLPGYGYAKVPLDLQAHWQAFIDQYFRTREALRGLVVVMDIRHPLKDYDRQMLAYAVRRGLPAHALLTKADKLGRGQQGIALQKVRKELQSAFGDTVSVQTFSGPARQGVDEARGIIGGWLGLNKPAPDAP encoded by the coding sequence ATGTCATTGCTCCTCGAACGCGCCCATTACCTGCTCTCGGCCCACAATACCCGGCAATTGCCGGACGACGTGGGGGCCGAAGTGGCCTTTGCCGGCCGCTCCAACGCCGGCAAATCCAGTGCCCTCAACGCCCTGACCCGCCAGAACAGCCTGGCCCGGGTGTCCAAGACCCCCGGCCGCACCCAGCAGCTGGTGTTCTTCGAAGTCACCCCCGAGGCCAAGCTGGTCGACCTGCCCGGTTACGGCTACGCCAAGGTGCCGCTGGACCTGCAGGCGCACTGGCAGGCCTTCATCGACCAGTACTTCCGCACCCGCGAGGCCCTGCGCGGGCTGGTGGTGGTGATGGACATCCGCCACCCGCTCAAGGACTACGACCGGCAGATGCTGGCCTACGCGGTCCGGCGCGGGCTGCCGGCGCACGCGCTGCTGACCAAGGCCGATAAGCTCGGCCGTGGCCAGCAGGGCATTGCCCTGCAGAAGGTGCGCAAGGAACTGCAGTCCGCCTTTGGCGACACCGTCAGCGTGCAGACCTTCTCCGGCCCGGCCCGCCAGGGCGTGGACGAGGCGCGCGGGATCATCGGCGGCTGGCTGGGCCTGAACAAACCGGCGCCCGACGCGCCCTGA
- a CDS encoding c-type cytochrome, whose translation MRHARVLAVSAVAVSLLAAVAYAQTAVTPLPDNTPVRTASLEVDFSKTTWGDAKAGQTKAAACAACHSADGNSTVEMYPSIAGQSERYSSQQMALIANGQRTSGASAAMVPFVQDLSPQDMRDIGAYFATQKASAGLADDSLVAEGPYKDKKFYEIGQQLYRGGDAQRGIPACMACHGPTGAGNPGPAYPHVGGQHASYVARRLQEYQAGVTQQTDKAHFQIMATIAKSLTEQEIQALGSYLQGLHNRADDVATAAPRSVVGGARQ comes from the coding sequence ATGCGCCATGCTCGCGTTCTTGCCGTTTCCGCTGTCGCTGTATCGTTGCTCGCCGCTGTTGCCTATGCCCAGACCGCAGTGACTCCGCTGCCGGACAACACGCCGGTGAGGACGGCGTCGCTCGAAGTCGATTTCAGCAAGACCACGTGGGGCGATGCCAAGGCGGGCCAGACCAAGGCTGCCGCGTGCGCGGCGTGCCACTCGGCCGATGGCAACTCGACCGTGGAGATGTACCCCAGCATCGCCGGCCAGAGCGAGCGCTACTCTTCGCAGCAGATGGCCCTGATCGCCAACGGCCAGCGCACGTCGGGGGCATCGGCGGCGATGGTGCCGTTCGTGCAGGACCTCAGCCCGCAGGACATGCGCGACATCGGTGCGTATTTCGCAACGCAGAAGGCCAGCGCCGGGCTTGCCGATGACAGCCTGGTGGCCGAAGGTCCCTACAAGGACAAGAAGTTCTACGAAATCGGCCAGCAGCTCTACCGCGGCGGCGATGCCCAGCGTGGCATTCCGGCGTGCATGGCCTGCCACGGCCCCACCGGGGCCGGCAACCCGGGCCCGGCCTACCCGCACGTGGGCGGCCAGCACGCCTCGTATGTGGCGCGGCGGCTGCAGGAGTACCAGGCGGGCGTGACCCAACAGACCGACAAGGCGCACTTCCAGATCATGGCCACCATTGCCAAGTCGCTGACCGAGCAGGAAATCCAGGCACTGGGGAGCTACCTGCAGGGCCTGCACAACCGCGCCGATGACGTGGCCACCGCCGCGCCGCGTTCGGTCGTGGGTGGTGCACGCCAATGA
- a CDS encoding thiol:disulfide interchange protein DsbA/DsbL yields the protein MTLMPRLMLLLLALSPLSVLAAPAPAALVEGKDYEVIQAAGPLAPLAGKIEVAEVFGYTCPHCAHFEPLLQAWQKKLPKDVRFTPVPAVFGGYWDSYARAYYAADQLGVAKRSHVAMFDALHEKGSLPLSNVSPTELAGFYKDYGVTEQQFTTALKSDEVEAKLAVAKSFAQRVKVQGTPSLIVNGKYLVKGTSFESMLRNADALIARERAAKAR from the coding sequence ATGACGTTGATGCCCCGCCTGATGCTGTTGCTGCTGGCCCTGAGCCCCCTGTCCGTACTGGCCGCGCCTGCCCCCGCCGCACTGGTGGAAGGCAAGGATTACGAGGTGATCCAGGCAGCCGGCCCGCTTGCGCCGCTGGCCGGCAAGATCGAAGTGGCCGAGGTGTTCGGCTACACCTGCCCGCACTGCGCCCACTTCGAGCCGCTGCTGCAGGCCTGGCAGAAGAAGCTGCCCAAGGATGTGCGCTTCACGCCGGTGCCGGCCGTGTTCGGCGGCTACTGGGATTCCTATGCCCGCGCCTACTACGCCGCCGATCAGCTGGGCGTGGCCAAGCGCAGCCATGTGGCGATGTTCGATGCACTGCATGAAAAGGGCTCGCTGCCCCTGTCCAACGTATCGCCCACGGAGCTGGCCGGCTTCTACAAGGACTACGGCGTGACCGAACAGCAGTTCACCACCGCGCTGAAGAGCGATGAAGTGGAGGCAAAGCTGGCCGTGGCCAAATCCTTCGCGCAGCGGGTCAAGGTGCAGGGCACCCCGTCGCTGATCGTCAACGGCAAGTACCTGGTCAAGGGCACGTCCTTCGAAAGCATGCTGCGCAACGCCGATGCCCTGATCGCCCGCGAACGCGCCGCGAAGGCTCGCTGA
- a CDS encoding thiol:disulfide interchange protein DsbA/DsbL translates to MKTRFALMLMALLPILAACKAQDGTANTATPTEPAAPTSTPAAETAPAPTEAAPAASGETAAAETAAAEATTPAPAPASSQPTGPAPVEGADYVVIANGKPFQPATGKIEVAEVFGFVCPACAAFQPLIGPWKAGLPSDVNFVYVPAMFGGTWDDYAKAFYAAQALNLEDKTHEALYKAIHVDQALKGERGRDSVQDIAAFYAKHGADAKQFEATMSSFAVSAKTSAAKQFAQRSQITGTPSVIVNGKYLVKGKSFPDMLRIADHLIARERAAKGN, encoded by the coding sequence ATGAAGACCCGTTTCGCCCTCATGCTCATGGCCCTGCTGCCGATCCTGGCCGCCTGCAAGGCGCAGGACGGCACCGCCAACACCGCCACGCCGACCGAACCGGCTGCGCCGACCAGCACCCCGGCGGCTGAAACCGCCCCGGCCCCGACCGAGGCCGCACCGGCCGCCAGCGGCGAAACCGCCGCCGCCGAGACCGCCGCTGCCGAAGCCACCACCCCGGCCCCGGCACCGGCTTCCTCGCAGCCGACCGGTCCGGCGCCCGTGGAAGGCGCCGACTACGTGGTCATCGCCAACGGCAAGCCGTTCCAGCCGGCCACCGGCAAGATCGAAGTGGCCGAAGTCTTCGGCTTCGTCTGCCCGGCCTGCGCCGCGTTCCAGCCGCTGATCGGGCCGTGGAAAGCCGGCCTGCCGAGCGATGTGAACTTCGTCTACGTGCCGGCCATGTTCGGCGGCACCTGGGATGACTACGCCAAGGCCTTCTACGCCGCACAGGCGCTGAACCTGGAAGACAAGACCCACGAAGCGCTGTACAAGGCCATCCACGTCGACCAGGCCCTGAAGGGCGAGCGCGGCCGTGATTCGGTGCAGGACATCGCTGCCTTCTATGCCAAGCACGGCGCCGATGCCAAGCAGTTCGAAGCCACCATGTCGAGCTTCGCGGTGAGCGCCAAGACCAGTGCCGCCAAGCAGTTCGCCCAGCGCAGCCAGATCACCGGCACGCCGTCGGTGATCGTCAACGGCAAGTACCTGGTCAAGGGCAAGAGCTTCCCGGACATGCTGCGCATCGCCGATCACCTGATCGCCCGCGAACGCGCCGCCAAGGGCAACTGA
- a CDS encoding endonuclease/exonuclease/phosphatase family protein translates to MLTANIQAGSSTRRYSDYVTRSWSHALPAGRKRTSLDAIAQLARGHDIVGLQEADPGSLRSGFTNQTHYLAERAGFNYWSHQPNRRMGGVASSANGLLSRLEPVEVQDHALPGRIGGRGVLLAKFGDGNEGLAVAVAHLSLGTNSRMSQLAFIADLLSEHSNAVLMGDFNCLAERPEMQVLYQKTNLQPPGCAVPTFPSWRPDRAIDHILLSSGLQQRSAEAVPAAFSDHLALAMEIDVPSDALR, encoded by the coding sequence CTGCTGACGGCCAACATCCAGGCCGGCTCCAGCACCCGCCGCTACAGCGACTACGTGACCCGCAGCTGGTCGCATGCGCTGCCGGCGGGGCGCAAGCGGACCAGCCTGGACGCCATCGCCCAGCTGGCCCGCGGTCACGACATCGTCGGTTTGCAGGAGGCCGACCCCGGCAGCCTGCGCTCGGGCTTCACCAACCAGACCCACTACCTGGCCGAGCGCGCCGGCTTCAATTACTGGAGCCACCAACCCAACCGCCGCATGGGCGGGGTGGCCTCCAGTGCCAACGGCCTGCTGAGCCGGCTGGAACCGGTGGAAGTCCAGGACCATGCCCTGCCCGGCCGGATCGGCGGGCGCGGCGTGCTGCTGGCCAAGTTCGGCGATGGCAACGAGGGCCTGGCGGTCGCGGTGGCGCACCTGTCGCTGGGCACCAACTCGCGCATGTCGCAGCTGGCCTTCATCGCCGATCTGTTGTCCGAGCATTCCAACGCGGTGCTGATGGGCGACTTCAACTGCCTGGCCGAACGCCCGGAAATGCAGGTGCTGTACCAGAAGACCAACCTGCAACCGCCCGGCTGCGCGGTACCCACCTTCCCGAGCTGGCGGCCGGACCGGGCCATCGACCACATCCTGCTCAGCAGCGGCCTGCAGCAACGCAGTGCCGAAGCGGTACCGGCGGCGTTTTCCGATCACCTGGCACTGGCCATGGAGATCGACGTGCCGAGCGACGCCCTGCGCTGA